In a single window of the Anguilla rostrata isolate EN2019 chromosome 6, ASM1855537v3, whole genome shotgun sequence genome:
- the LOC135256516 gene encoding protein FAM43A-like: protein MLPWKKNKFELIEGDKQSKQKGYAVSLNYSALTSFAKSCPESALNRVGSMFKSKRKKVKITNEDPTYTVLYLGNATTIQSKGEGCTDVAVSKIWNKSEMGKNGTKMKLTISSQGIRMVHVDDKTRRPGHLYLLHRITYCVADPRFPKIFAWIYRHEMKHKAVMLRCHAVLVSKPEKAKAMALLLYQTSATALAEFKRLKRRDDARHQQQQIIGDQTIPLVPIRKLLNGQCYYKPPVERSRSAPKLGSITEDLLGEEEEEKAMHFECEDILDSDSDCLGKGKRELSQIINDLGEMCIGNDLQTLKSDLRVTRLLSGESTGSDSSIEGHQEINSISSGFVESKIQATG from the coding sequence ATGCTGCCGTGGAAGAAGAATAAATTCGAACTGATAGAAGGAGATAAGCAGTCGAAACAGAAGGGTTATGCCGTGAGTTTGAACTACTCCGCGCTGACTTCCTTTGCCAAGTCGTGCCCGGAGAGCGCCCTGAACCGTGTGGGCAGCATGTTTAaatcaaagaggaaaaaagtgaAGATCACCAACGAGGACCCCACATACACAGTCCTGTACCTGGGGAACGCCACCACAATCCAGTCGAAAGGAGAAGGTTGCACCGACGTCGCTGTGAGCAAGATCTGGAACAAGAGCGAGATGGGCAAGAATGGCACGAAGATGAAACTCACCATAAGCTCGCAGGGCATCCGGATGGTGCATGTGGACGACAAGACGAGGAGACCTGGTCACCTGTACTTACTGCACCGGATAACCTACTGCGTCGCAGACCCGAGGTTTCCCAAGATTTTCGCTTGGATTTACAGACACGAGATGAAGCACAAGGCGGTGATGCTCCGGTGCCATGCAGTGCTCGTGTCCAAGCCGGAGAAGGCTAAAGCCATGGCGCTGCTCTTGTATCAGACGTCGGCGACTGCCTTGGCTGAGTTCAAAAGGCTAAAGCGAAGGGACGATGCCAGGCACCAACAGCAACAGATAATAGGGGATCAAACAATCCCTTTGGTGCCAATCAGAAAGCTCCTTAACGGACAGTGCTATTACAAGCCTCCAGTGGAGCGCAGCCGGAGCGCTCCGAAACTCGGCTCTATCACCGAGGACTTGCTcggggaagaagaggaggaaaaagcgATGCACTTTGAGTGCGAGGATATTCTTGATTCTGATAGCGATTGCTTGGGCAAAGGAAAACGGGAACTTTCTCAGATTATAAATGACCTTGGGGAAATGTGCATTGGAAACGACCTGCAGACACTGAAATCAGACTTGCGGGTTACGAGGTTGCTGTCAGGCGAGAGCACGGGAAGCGACTCTTCTATAGAGGGACATCAGGAAATCAATTCTATTTCCAGCGGCTTCGTGGAAAGCAAAATACAGGCCACTGGCTAA